From Acinonyx jubatus isolate Ajub_Pintada_27869175 chromosome B2, VMU_Ajub_asm_v1.0, whole genome shotgun sequence, a single genomic window includes:
- the FRMD1 gene encoding FERM domain-containing protein 1 isoform X7, giving the protein MFMDLEQKISKYFPKDWKRQVHKGGRPRAPFVSFLRVQYYVEDGRVIRARSGLLPRPPTPSSDKTARHLYYCHLKERVLRSECTHREEAYFLLAAYGLQADLGNHRELVHVGRYFEPEAYFPQWIIAKRGSAYILRHAPAVHREQRGLDPKEAVLRFIREACRLEDVPVHFFRLYKVDRDKKEDRPTIVLGLTLKGMQVYQEADHAPKLLYDFPWSHIGKLVFLGKRLEIQPDGPPSARKLVYYTGCASRSGHLLRLFSATHLLRLTLRPTLRRLQQLEEAEEKQHYRESYVSDTLDLDRHPGDKGSPGSPRSGRGGRQLPEHPSLGSADSGSSPCLRGIEADAGPAEPWGVSVDEPRGTEAVRGEAPPCSPSTSQRSHGTDGGHGGGREGEAQDRGDASCKEPSAAVQVRLIRTWGRSAEALHQIPEADPHCHGLDHAPPGPCGVRSSKCLSLVLCREGQLPEEFVV; this is encoded by the exons atgttcatggatttggAGCAGAAGATCAGCAAGTACTTCCCCAAGGACTGGAAGCGGCAAGTGCACAAA GGTGGGAGGCCCCGCGCGCCCTTCGTGAGCTTCCTCAGGGTGCAGTACTACGTGGAGGACGGCAGGGTCATAAG GGCCAGATCTGGCCTCTTACCAAGGCCACCCACGCCTTCCAGCGACAAGACGGCCAGGCACCTGTACTACTGCCACCTGAAGGAGCGTGTGCTGAGGTCCGAGTGCACCCACCGCGAGGAGGCCTACTTCCTGCTGGCCGCCTACGGGCTGCAGGCCGACCTGGGCAACCACCGGGAGCTGGTCCACGTGGGGAGGTACTTCGAACCGGAAGCCTACTTTCCGCAGTGG ATCATTGCCAAGAGGGGCAGCGCCTACATCCTCAGGCACGCGCCCGCCGTGCACCGTGAGCAGCGGGGCCTCGACCCCAAGGAGGCAGTGCTGCGCTTCATCAGGGAGGCCTGCCGGCTCGAGGACGTGCCCGTCCACTTCTTCAGGCTGTACAAGGTCGACAGG GATAAGAAGGAGGACAGGCCTACCATCGTCCTGGGACTGACCCTCAAGGGAATGCAAGTCTATCAG GAGGCGGACCACGCTCCCAAGCTGCTCTATGACTTCCCCTGGTCCCACATCGGgaagctggtgtttctg GGGAAAAGGCTGGAGATCCAGCCGGACGGGCCGCCGTCGGCGCGGAAGCTGGTGTATTACACGGGCTGCGCCTCGCGCTCTGGCCACCTGCTGCGGCTGTTCAGCGCCACCCACCTGCTGCGGCTCACGCTGCGACCCACCCTGCGGAGGCTGCAGCAGCTGGAGGAGGCGGAAG AGAAGCAGCACTATCGGGAGTCCTACGTCAGCGACACGCTGGACCTGGACCGACACCCGGGTGACAAGGGCTCCCCGGGCTCCCCCCGCAGCGGGCGTGGTGGCCGGCAGCTCCCGGAGCACCCGTCCCTCGGCTCGGCTGACAGCGGCAGTAGCCCCTGCTTGCGAGGCATCGAGGCAGACGCTGGGCCCGCGGAGCCCTGGGGGGTGTCGGTGGACGAGCCCCGGGGCACCGAGGCCGTGCGTGGGGAGGCGCCACCCTGCAGCCCCAGCACCAGCCAGAGGAGCCACGGCACAGACGGTGGCCACGGAGGCGGGCGCGAGGGGGAGGCCCAGGACCGGGGAGACG CCTCTTGCAAGGAGCCCTCGGCGGCCGTGCAGGTCAGGCTGATCAGGACGTGGGGCCGCAGCGCGGAGGCCCTGCACCAG ATCCCAGAGGCAGATCCGCACTGCCACGGCCTGGACCATGCACCACCGGGGCCCTGCGGAGTGAGGTCCTCGAAATGCCTCTCCCTGGTCCTGTGCAGGGAGGGCCAGCTCCCAGAAGAGTTTGTGGTGTAG